A stretch of the Capsicum annuum cultivar UCD-10X-F1 chromosome 10, UCD10Xv1.1, whole genome shotgun sequence genome encodes the following:
- the LOC107843981 gene encoding carbon catabolite repressor protein 4 homolog 1, which produces MLSVLRVHLPSDIPIVGCELTPYVLLRRPNKDKSVITEDVNEAAPVDGYFLRYKWYRIQSDKKVAICSIHPSEQATLQCLGCVKAKIPVSKSYHCSPKCFSDAWQHHRVLHERAASAVNENGNEEEEIFGRFNSSGSGVINTSLVSSQSSGSLANGTTPLYPAAVTQRNGGETWFEVGRAKTYTPTADDIGHVLKFECVVVDAETKLPVGPSSTILTSRVIPAPCPTPRRMFSVSGVDIPGHLDLDGRLSSSGTFTVLSYNILSDAYATNELYSYCPSWALSWAYRRQNLLREIVGYRADIVCLQEVQSNHFEEFFAPELDKHGYQALFKKKTAEVFSGSINNIDGCATFFRRDRFSHVKKYEVEFNKAAQSLTDAVVPIAQKKTALNRLVKDNVALIVVLEAKFSNQGVDNPGKRQLVCVANTHVNVQQELRDVKLWQVHTLLKGLEKIAASADIPMLVCGDFNSVPGSAPHTLLALGKVDPMHPDLGVDPLGILRPPTKLTHQLPLVSAYSSFARMGVGLALEQQRRRMDPNTNEPLFTNCTRDFIGTHDYIFYSADSLTVESLLELLDEESLRKDTALPSPEWSSDHIALLAEFRCKPRTRR; this is translated from the exons GTACCGTATACAAAGTGATAAAAAAGTTGCTATCTGTAGTATCCATCCATCTGAGCAAGCCACATTACAGTGCCTTGGGTGTGTGAAGGCCAAAATCCCTGTCTCTAAGAGTTACCATTGCTCACCTAAATGCTTCTCAGATGCCTGGCAACATCATCGTGTTCTGCATGAACGTGCTGCTAGTGCTGTGAATGAAAATGGAAACGAGGAGGAAGAAATATTTGGGCGATTTAATAGTTCTGGCTCTGGTGTTATTAATACAAGTTTGGTTTCTTCTCAATCAAGTGGCAGCTTGGCGAATGGAACCACACCTTTATATCCTGCAGCAGTAACCCAGAGAAATGGCGGTGAAACCTGGTTTGAAGTTGGACGGGCTAAAACATATACGCCAACTGCAGATGATATTGGCCACGTGCTTAAATTTGAATGTGTTGTTGTAGATGCAGAAACCAAATTACCTGTTGGGCCTTCTAGTACCATATTGACATCCCGGGTGATTCCTGCTCCATGTCCAACTCCTCGTCGCATGTTTTCAGTTAGCGGAGTTGATATTCCGGGACATCTGGATTTGGATGGTCGATTATCATCTTCAGGAACTTTCACTGTGCTTTCCTACAATATTCTGTCTGATGCGTATGCAACAAATGAATTATACAGTTATTGCCCCTCTTGGGCTCTTTCTTGGGCATATCGCAGACAGAATCTATTGCGTGAAATTGTTGGCTACCGTGCAGACATTGTTTGTCTACAAGAG GTTCAAAGTAATCATTTTGAGGAATTCTTTGCTCCTGAGTTGGATAAACACGGTTACCAAGCTCTGTTTAAAAAGAAAACAGCTGAG GTGTTTAGTGGGAGTATTAACAATATTGATGGTTGTGCTACTTTTTTCCGCCGAGATAGATTCTCACATGTTAAAAAATATGAG GTCGAGTTCAATAAAGCTGCACAATCTTTGACTGATGCTGTGGTTCCTATTGCCCAAAAGAAGACCGCATTAAATCGTTTGGTTAAG GATAATGTTGCACTTATAGTGGTTTTGGAAGCAAAGTTCAGCAACCAGGGGGTTGACAACCCTGGAAAGCGTCAACTTGTTTGTGTG GCCAACACACATGTGAATGTTCAGCAAGAATTAAGGGATGTCAAACTGTGGCAG GTTCACACACTTCTTAAAGGACTTGAAAAAATCGCTGCCAGTGCTGACATCCCAATGCTGGTCTGTGGGGATTTTAATTCGGTGCCCGGAAG TGCTCCTCATACACTTCTTGCTTTGGGTAAAGTAGATCCAATGCATCCAGATCTTGGAGTGGATCCTCTTGGTATTTTGCGTCCACCTACAAAATTAACACACCAGCTGCCATTG GTTAGCGCTTATTCATCCTTTGCCAGAATGGGGGTGGGACTTGCACTAGAGCAGCAAAGGAGGAGGATGGATCCTAATACCAATGAGCCCTTGTTTACCAACTGCACCAGAGATTTTATTGGCACTCATGATTATATATTCTACTCAG CTGATTCATTAACTGTTGAATCTTTATTGGAGCTCTTGGATGAAGAAAGCTTGAGAAAAGACACAGCTCTTCCTTCTCCAGAGTGGTCCTCTGATCATATAGCACTCTTAGCTGAGTTTCGCTGCAAGCCCAGAACTAGACGCTGA